The genomic region CGCCACGATTCCGGCGACGATCCAGAACATCACGCCCCAGGCTCTACTCGAAGTGGCCCTGGTCGAGAACGTGCAGCGGCGCGATCTCAATCCGATCGAGCTCGCGCTCGCGTTTCGCGCGCTGGCAGACGCAGGCCGCACGCAGGAGCAGATCGGCGAACAGGTCGGCCTCGAGCGCTCGACGATCGCGAATCACCTGCGCCTTCTCGATCTCTCGAAGGAGGCGCAGGAGGACGTCGAGAGCGGGCGGCTCAGCGTCGGCCACGCGAAGGCGCTGCTCCAGCTTGCGAATCCCGAGCGGCGCCACTGGCTGCGCGACCGCATTCTCCACGAGCAGCTCTCGGTGCGCGCCGCCGAGGAGCTCGCCCGGGAGCTCGCGGGCCCTCGCGCGGCGCCCGCTTCGGCGTCGCCTCGCACGCGCGCGCCTGCCGCGGTCGACCCGAACCTGCGTGCGTTGATCGACCAGCTCGAGTCCCATTTGATGACGCGCGTCCGCATCCAGCTCGACGGTCGACGCGGGAACATCTCGATCGATTTCTCGAGCCCGGACGAGTTCTCGCGCCTCACCGCGCTGATCCTCGACGGAAAGCGTCTGTGAATCGCGACCTGGACGATTCTCCGCGCCTCGGTCCGGGCACGAGCTTCGACGGCGTACTGTCGTTCGAGGGCACCCTGCGCGTCGACGGTCAGCTCGCGGGCGCCGTGCTCGCCCACGCGGGCTCGCTCGTCGTTGGCGCGGGCGGGCGCGTGAACGCGCGCATCGAGGTCGCCGAGCTCGTGCTCGCGGGCGTACTCGTCGGAGACGTGATCGCGCGGCGCCGCGTGGAGCTGCTGCCCGGCGCGCAGCTCGAGGGCAACGTCACGT from Deltaproteobacteria bacterium harbors:
- a CDS encoding ParB/RepB/Spo0J family partition protein; this translates as MVIRKGALGRGLDALLPGAPQTRAAPMGASELRAAAIELPIDAIAPNPQQPRRVFAEADLDALADSIRRHGVLQPVLVREAPAGSPRKYELVVGERRWRASQRAGRATIPATIQNITPQALLEVALVENVQRRDLNPIELALAFRALADAGRTQEQIGEQVGLERSTIANHLRLLDLSKEAQEDVESGRLSVGHAKALLQLANPERRHWLRDRILHEQLSVRAAEELARELAGPRAAPASASPRTRAPAAVDPNLRALIDQLESHLMTRVRIQLDGRRGNISIDFSSPDEFSRLTALILDGKRL
- a CDS encoding polymer-forming cytoskeletal protein, encoding MNRDLDDSPRLGPGTSFDGVLSFEGTLRVDGQLAGAVLAHAGSLVVGAGGRVNARIEVAELVLAGVLVGDVIARRRVELLPGAQLEGNVTSPRLAIADGGRIAGRCLTGAQALAAAPKSP